A part of Podarcis muralis chromosome 15, rPodMur119.hap1.1, whole genome shotgun sequence genomic DNA contains:
- the ASPA gene encoding aspartoacylase isoform X3, translating into MNSCPVVAREGPVRRVAIFGGTHGNELSGVFLVKHWQDDGTEIQRPGLEVRPFITNPRAVEKCCRYIDCDLNRVFDPKRLGEQLADNTPYEVRRAQEINCIFGPKGSHEAYDLIFDLHNTTANMGGTIILENSRDHFTIQMCRYIKDALAPEGCPVFLIEHPNLKYATTRSIAKHPVGIEVGPQPQGVLRADILDKMRRIIKHGLDFVQMFNAGKEFPRCTIEVYKIMEKVDYPRKKNNEIMAVIHPNLQDQDWQPLNPGDPMFLTLEGKTISYEGDVVVYPAFVNEAAYYEKQQAFVKTEIEKLSAEGIRACVS; encoded by the exons ATGAATTCTTGTCCAGTTGTAGCAAGAGAGGGTCCTGTGAGAAGGGTCGCTATCTTTGGAGGAACACACGGCAATGAGTTGTCTGGGGTATTCCTGGTCAAGCACTGGCAGGATGATGGAACAGAGATTCAGCGACCGGGGCTGGAGGTACGGCCTTTTATCACCAATCCAAGAGCAGTGGAGAAATGTTGCCGATATATTGACTGTGACCTGAATCGGGTTTTTGATCCTAAAAGACTTGG CGAACAGCTTGCAGACAACACTCCGTACGAAGTGAGAAGGGCTCAAGAAATAAACTGCATATTTGGTCCAAAAGGTAGCCATGAAGCCTATGACCTTATCTTTGACCTGCACAACACAACAGCTAACATGGGTGGCACCATCATACTGGAAAACTCCAGGGATCATTTCACAATTCAGATGTGTCgctatataaag GATGCTTTGGCTccagaaggctgccctgttttccTCATTGAGCATCCCAACCTGAAATATGCAACGACCCGGTCTATAGCAAAACATCCTGTTG GCATTGAAGTGGGTCCTCAGCCCCAAGGAGTTCTCAGGGCTGACATTTTGGACAAAATGCGGAGGATCATCAAGCATGGCCTTGACTTTGTGCAAATGTTCAATGCAG GAAAAGAATTCCCTCGGTGTACTATTGAAGTTTACAAAATAATGGAGAAAGTAGATTAtccaagaaagaaaaataatgagATCATGGCTGTCATTCACCCTAACCTGCAG GATCAAGACTGGCAGCCTCTCAACCCTGGTGACCCTATGTTTTTAACTCTTGAAGGAAAGACAATCTCATACGAAGGAGACGTGGTAGTATATCCAGCCTTTGTGAATGAAGCTGCTTATTATGAAAAGCAACAAGCTTTTGTAAAAACTGAAATAGAAAAATTGAGTGCAGAAGGGATCAGAGCATGTGTCTCTTAG